A single genomic interval of Polaribacter vadi harbors:
- a CDS encoding DoxX family protein, giving the protein MKFLSNYPTEVLILFFLIVTFVQSGIDKLLDWKGNVSFISDHFKNSPLKNSVPILLGVILILEIIAGGLMIFGVYQLYTSGVKEIALLGIELCAVVLIFLLIGQRLAKDYAGAMSLAVYFLITLLGVYLLNS; this is encoded by the coding sequence ATGAAATTTTTATCTAATTACCCAACAGAAGTTTTAATTCTATTTTTTTTAATTGTAACTTTTGTACAATCTGGAATCGACAAATTATTAGATTGGAAAGGAAATGTTTCTTTTATCTCTGATCATTTTAAAAACTCACCTTTAAAAAATAGCGTTCCTATATTATTAGGCGTTATTTTAATTTTAGAAATAATTGCAGGTGGATTAATGATTTTTGGAGTTTACCAATTATATACTTCAGGCGTAAAAGAAATTGCATTATTAGGAATTGAACTTTGTGCTGTCGTTTTAATTTTCTTGTTAATTGGACAACGTCTTGCAAAAGATTATGCAGGAGCAATGTCCTTAGCTGTCTATTTTTTGATTACACTTTTAGGTGTATATCTATTAAATAGCTAA
- a CDS encoding VOC family protein codes for MKNRVTGIGGVFFKSDDPKASKDWYKKHLGFNTDDYGSTFWWKDKQGNDCSTQWSPFPKKTDYFEPSKKDFMFNYRVENLVELLAELKKEGVTIVGEMQEFEYGKFGWILDNEGNKIELWEPIDAAFK; via the coding sequence ATGAAAAATAGAGTTACAGGAATTGGTGGTGTTTTTTTTAAAAGTGATGATCCAAAAGCGTCAAAAGACTGGTACAAAAAACATTTAGGTTTTAATACAGATGATTATGGATCCACTTTTTGGTGGAAAGATAAACAAGGAAATGATTGCTCCACTCAATGGAGTCCTTTTCCCAAAAAAACCGATTATTTTGAACCTTCAAAAAAAGACTTTATGTTTAATTACAGAGTCGAAAATTTAGTTGAACTTTTAGCTGAATTAAAAAAAGAAGGTGTTACTATAGTAGGAGAAATGCAAGAGTTTGAATATGGTAAATTCGGTTGGATTTTAGATAACGAAGGCAATAAAATTGAACTTTGGGAACCTATTGATGCAGCTTTTAAATAA
- a CDS encoding class I SAM-dependent methyltransferase: MNKKIDFYKNLEPFLECKDYTVSGELYHVKKNTEFDMLVTVPVPKNLGDYYKSENYISHTDSKKSVLDKVYQSLKNITLKRKLKLINSFGTSTKNILDVGAGTGDFLKVCKDNSWNVFGTEPDLDARNIAAKKEIILHEDLSKIKKSKFDVITLWHVLEHVENLQEYISELENLLSEKGRLIIAVPNYKSYDAKYYKQHWAAFDVPRHLWHFSQTSIPKLFSEVDMIVENTLPMKFDAYYVSLLSEKYKSGKMNPVKSFQKGFTSNLKAKDTNEYSSLIYLLKKQ, from the coding sequence TTTTAGAGTGTAAAGATTACACAGTTTCTGGAGAACTATATCATGTAAAAAAGAACACTGAATTTGATATGTTGGTTACAGTTCCTGTTCCAAAAAATTTAGGAGATTATTACAAAAGTGAAAACTATATTTCTCATACAGATTCTAAAAAATCGGTATTGGATAAAGTGTACCAATCTTTAAAAAATATTACTTTAAAAAGAAAATTAAAGTTGATCAATTCTTTTGGAACATCCACAAAAAATATTTTAGATGTTGGAGCAGGTACAGGAGATTTTTTAAAAGTTTGTAAAGATAATTCTTGGAATGTTTTTGGAACAGAACCAGATTTAGATGCAAGAAATATTGCAGCAAAAAAAGAAATTATTCTTCATGAAGATTTATCAAAAATCAAAAAAAGTAAATTCGATGTTATTACACTTTGGCATGTTTTAGAACATGTAGAAAACTTACAAGAATATATTTCTGAGTTAGAAAATTTACTTTCTGAAAAAGGAAGATTGATTATTGCAGTTCCTAATTATAAAAGTTATGACGCAAAATATTATAAACAACATTGGGCTGCTTTTGATGTGCCAAGACATTTATGGCATTTTTCGCAAACATCAATCCCTAAATTATTTTCTGAAGTAGATATGATTGTAGAAAATACGCTTCCAATGAAATTTGATGCTTATTATGTTTCTCTTTTAAGTGAAAAATATAAATCAGGAAAAATGAATCCTGTAAAATCTTTTCAAAAAGGTTTTACATCAAATTTAAAAGCAAAAGACACAAATGAGTATTCTTCTTTAATATATCTGTTAAAAAAGCAATAA
- a CDS encoding 2-hydroxyacid dehydrogenase: protein MKILHLDANHSLLIQQLNDLGFINDEDYTSSKQEIEAKIHKYDGFIIRSRFKIDKHFLDKATNLKFIGRVGAGLENIDCEYATSKNIELIAAPEGNRNAVGEHSLAMLLSLFNKLNKADKEVRNGKWLREENRGIELDGKTVGLIGYGNMGKSFAKKLRGFDVEVLCYDIKPTVGNENCKQVSLAELQEKTDVLSLHTPETALTINMVNTQFINNFKKPFWLINTARGRSVNTNNLVEALKSGKILGAGLDVLEYEKSSFENLFTNHKIPDAFQYLIGSENVLLSPHVAGWTFESKEKLAQTIVDKIKEKFC from the coding sequence ATGAAAATCCTACATTTAGACGCTAATCACTCTTTATTAATACAACAATTAAACGATTTAGGTTTTATAAATGATGAAGATTACACATCTTCAAAACAAGAAATTGAAGCTAAAATTCATAAATATGATGGTTTTATTATTAGAAGTCGTTTTAAAATTGATAAACATTTTCTTGACAAAGCAACCAACTTAAAATTTATTGGAAGAGTTGGTGCTGGTTTAGAAAATATAGATTGTGAGTATGCTACATCAAAAAACATCGAACTAATTGCTGCTCCAGAAGGCAATAGAAATGCAGTTGGCGAACATTCTTTAGCTATGCTTTTATCATTATTTAATAAACTAAATAAAGCTGATAAAGAAGTTAGAAATGGAAAATGGCTACGTGAAGAAAACAGAGGAATTGAACTGGATGGAAAAACTGTAGGTTTAATTGGCTATGGAAATATGGGTAAATCGTTTGCAAAAAAACTACGTGGTTTTGATGTTGAAGTGCTTTGTTATGATATAAAACCTACTGTTGGTAATGAAAATTGCAAACAGGTTTCTTTGGCTGAATTGCAAGAAAAAACCGATGTTTTAAGTTTACATACTCCAGAAACAGCACTTACAATAAACATGGTAAATACTCAGTTTATCAACAATTTTAAAAAACCTTTTTGGCTGATAAATACTGCACGTGGAAGGTCCGTAAACACAAATAATTTAGTTGAAGCGCTAAAGTCTGGTAAAATTCTAGGTGCTGGTTTAGATGTTTTAGAATACGAAAAATCGTCTTTTGAAAACCTTTTTACTAATCATAAAATACCTGATGCTTTTCAATATTTAATTGGTTCAGAAAATGTTTTACTTTCTCCTCATGTTGCAGGTTGGACTTTTGAAAGTAAAGAAAAATTGGCACAAACAATTGTCGATAAAATAAAAGAAAAATTTTGCTAA
- a CDS encoding DUF1801 domain-containing protein, whose protein sequence is MTYEAETPKEYIEQLPKERQEAIQKLRTVIKNNLPKGFEEGILYKMIGYFVPLSKYPNGYHCQPGTPLHFINIASQKNSVNLYHSGIYSNPALLNWFVAEYPKHCKRKLDMGKSCIRFKKMEEIPFDLIGELCSKITVDEWIKIYENALKK, encoded by the coding sequence ATGACTTACGAAGCAGAAACTCCAAAGGAATATATTGAGCAATTGCCAAAAGAACGTCAAGAAGCCATACAAAAGTTAAGAACAGTTATCAAAAACAACTTGCCTAAAGGATTTGAAGAGGGAATTTTATACAAAATGATTGGTTATTTTGTGCCACTTTCTAAATATCCTAATGGTTACCATTGTCAACCAGGAACTCCATTGCATTTTATAAATATTGCATCCCAAAAAAATTCTGTGAATCTATATCATAGTGGAATTTATTCTAATCCAGCTCTTTTAAATTGGTTTGTTGCAGAATATCCTAAACATTGCAAACGCAAATTAGATATGGGTAAGAGTTGTATTCGTTTTAAAAAAATGGAAGAGATTCCTTTTGATTTAATTGGTGAATTATGCAGTAAAATTACTGTAGATGAATGGATTAAAATTTATGAAAATGCATTAAAAAAATAA
- a CDS encoding potassium/proton antiporter, with product MNLTIENILLIGSLLLLLSILAGKTSYKFGVPTLLLFLTIGMLAGSDGIGGILFDDPKLAQFIGIVSLNFILFSGGLDTNWTAVKPILKEGIVLSTLGVFLTAVSLGTFVWFITDFTIYESLLLGSIVSSTDAAAVFSILRAKSLALKTNLRPTLELESGSNDPMAYVLTIAFLTLVINQDQSFFSIIPLFLQQMIFGGIAGITFGFTSKFIINKIKLDFEGLYPVLVIALMFITFSATTFIGGNGFLAIYICAVYLGNQDLIHKKTILKMFDGLAWLMQIVLFLTLGLLVFPSQIIPYMGIGILISVFLILVARPVGVLISLLFFKMKFRRRMYISWVGLRGAVPIVFATYPLLAGIDKANMIFNIVFFISVTSILIQGTTLSIVAKWLNVGLPETQKKLTGTDLLMEEHPKAEMREISITKECFALDKKIVELGFPKNAIIAMIKRDNSYIIPNGLTKIQVYDTLIILADKPQIFDEVYKTLQITKKQEEII from the coding sequence ATGAATTTAACAATTGAAAACATACTGTTAATTGGCTCTTTACTGCTTCTTTTAAGTATTCTTGCAGGTAAAACTTCGTATAAATTTGGAGTTCCTACTTTATTGTTATTTTTAACAATAGGAATGCTTGCAGGCTCTGATGGGATAGGTGGTATTCTTTTTGACGATCCAAAACTTGCTCAATTTATTGGCATTGTGTCCTTAAATTTTATTTTATTTTCTGGAGGTCTTGATACAAACTGGACAGCTGTTAAACCGATTCTTAAAGAAGGTATTGTTTTATCTACATTAGGCGTTTTTTTAACTGCGGTTTCACTGGGAACGTTTGTTTGGTTCATTACAGATTTTACTATTTATGAAAGTTTACTTTTAGGCTCTATAGTTTCTTCTACAGATGCTGCTGCAGTCTTTTCAATTTTAAGAGCAAAAAGTCTTGCTTTAAAAACAAATCTAAGACCTACTTTAGAGTTAGAAAGTGGTAGTAACGATCCAATGGCTTACGTGCTTACAATAGCATTTTTAACATTAGTAATAAATCAAGACCAAAGTTTCTTTTCTATAATTCCATTGTTTTTACAACAAATGATTTTTGGTGGAATTGCAGGAATTACGTTTGGCTTTACTAGCAAATTCATCATTAATAAAATAAAACTCGATTTTGAAGGTCTTTACCCTGTTTTAGTAATTGCGCTGATGTTTATTACGTTTTCAGCAACTACTTTTATAGGTGGTAATGGGTTTTTAGCCATTTATATTTGTGCTGTTTATTTAGGAAATCAAGATTTAATACATAAAAAAACCATTTTAAAAATGTTTGATGGTTTAGCATGGTTAATGCAAATTGTACTATTCCTTACTTTAGGATTACTTGTTTTTCCATCTCAAATAATCCCTTATATGGGAATTGGAATATTAATCTCTGTTTTCCTAATATTGGTAGCAAGACCTGTTGGCGTGCTCATTAGCCTTCTATTTTTTAAAATGAAATTTAGAAGACGAATGTATATTTCTTGGGTTGGTTTGCGAGGAGCAGTTCCTATTGTATTTGCTACTTACCCTCTTTTAGCAGGAATTGACAAGGCAAATATGATTTTTAACATTGTATTTTTTATCTCAGTTACTTCAATTTTAATTCAAGGAACCACACTTTCTATTGTTGCAAAATGGTTAAATGTTGGTTTACCAGAAACACAAAAAAAATTAACAGGTACAGATTTACTAATGGAAGAGCATCCAAAAGCTGAAATGAGAGAAATCTCTATAACAAAAGAATGTTTTGCGCTAGATAAAAAAATTGTTGAATTAGGTTTTCCTAAAAATGCAATAATAGCGATGATTAAAAGAGATAACAGCTATATAATTCCAAATGGTTTAACAAAAATACAAGTTTACGATACGCTAATTATACTCGCAGACAAACCTCAAATTTTTGATGAAGTTTATAAAACACTTCAAATTACCAAAAAACAAGAGGAAATCATATAA